Genomic DNA from Chanos chanos chromosome 6, fChaCha1.1, whole genome shotgun sequence:
CTGGCATGCACTGTGTAGCCGAGGAGTTTACAAGTCTACCcaaaggtaaaagaaaaaagcattttattaaCGTTTGTATTTCTGTGCAATTTAACTTTTATTAATACAAATACAGGGAAGACAAATGCTTTAGCAAGTTACAGTAATGCAGCATTCAATAAATATAACACAGGGCAGTGGcataaaatgtgttattttttacattgtataaatacacattattttgactttttgcGCCATAAGCATGATAGCAAAGTCCCAAAATAGAAAAAGTTCCCTTTCTGTTTTATCACTTGTGCAGCATCCTTCTTTTTTGAGTGGACCACTGCATGTGCCTGAAATCCATCCAAGACCTCGACTCCGACAGTCTCTCACACTGCCTGCTACTCAGCACAAATCTTAACTTGAAACTACTGCAGTCCAAGTATTAGACCGCTGTTACGTAAGGAAAagtatggaaaaaagaaaaaagagtaaaaaatgtttgttatgTCAGCAGATTTTGTTGTGAAgtcaaaaaagtaaaaaaaaacaaacaaaaaaaacaacaaaaaaaaagattttgtcaGAATGTCTGTTTACGGTGCTTTGACTGAAACACGCTCCAAAGCAAAGAATAAATACAGTGCTCTTCAGTTTAGATTTGTTCCACTGGTAGCTCTATTCTCATGCATTTACACCTCTAGTCTATGCCTCGTGCTGGGGAAAAGAGTACACTTTGTTTATTTAGTACTATTCTTCCCTTCTTTCGCAACATTTGTACCTAACACGATGAGCTCCAGTAGGATCATACGCATACGTGGAAATTCGCCTGGTTGATGTGGGTTACAGCTTAACGCCGTGTTCCGTTTCGCATGTCGCTGGATTTACTTCAGAATGGATATGAGGGTTCCTGTGGAAATGCcgctcttctttttctccattcctCTTCTCCAGATCGTCAGACACGACATCAATGACAGAATCCTGGTTGCCCTCATCATCAAAGACCAGGGCGGGGTTGTCCTGtcctccctcctcttcatcagagGCCAGTTCAGGGTTTAGGGTCAGTGTAGGAACAGAATTGTACATGATGAAGCCCACGATAATTGTCACTAATGAGACGATGTAGAGTACAGAGAACTGAAGGGCAAAAGGAAAATGTATTGACACCAGTGAATCACTcagcaaataaatgaataaatgtcacTCTGTCAAAAGAGGTTTACAATCTAATTTAACCTCATCTGTGTGTAAAACTATGTTTTAAAACTATGTTTTACAAATCAAATCCAAAACAGATCTGTAAACTGAagcatctcaaaaaaaaagccccccacCTCCATTTTAAAATACACTATGTCTATCGCTCATAATCTTTAACATGCAGTTGGTAAGTGAGGTCAAGAGAAACACTGTGATACTTTGACCagcaaatttaaaacaaagagtTTACACATTAACGGAGTTACCTACGGTCCGAATGTCACAATGACCTTTCATGAATTTCGAGATTAAGATTAAGAGATTAGGATGAATAGAACAATCAGTgaatcaaaacacagaaaagcagtGTATGGCACTGAGGCTAAAGCATCACAAGCTCACTACACAGGGACCAATATGACCAAAAACATGATATTTAACCTGTTTTGAATTGTGCCCTGTTACAATTCCCTTCAatagatgaagtgtgtgtgtttgtgtgtgtgtgtgtgtgtgtgtgtgtgtgtgtgtgtgtgccctggtTAGTCTCACTCACAGAGTACTGGAACAGGAACAGGCCACAAAAGAGACTGAAGAGGTCTGCAGTAAGTAGAGAGAGGTTGACGGCCGTGGCACTGGTCAGCTTTACCACCACTGGCATGAAGCTGTAGAGAGCATACATGCACACGACATATCCAGACAAGAGCAGAGCTGAGGATAGAgacatgacattaaaaaaaaaccctgtttattCCTACTGAAGAAATGCATCAGTTTCCCTCTGATGACATCAAAGCTAAATCTGAAGGTTAGTTGTGAAAGATTAACATGGAGGGTACTGTGCTGAAACATCCATGACTTACCGATTTCCCAAGACCATTTCATTTGACGTAAAGCACTGTGCTCCAGAATACctctggaaaagcaaacaagcaaacccTCATCAAACAGGCATAATACGCATAGCTAAATTTCCACATTCCAACCCAAGGACATGCtttacactctacactctatacagtagtgtcagtgaccattgggccaccTCCCCCCCACTGGCTAAATCACCAACTGCTCTACACTGCTCATTCCATTCACACTATATGcacaaaatgatgaaagaaagagataaaaacacTAAAGGGATGTATAGAGGGATAAGTTGCAAATTTCACAAGAGCGACCCAATTTGTCTCAGACCCTCCCACTTAGGGAGgcctgaaaacattttaaaaagttgccCTGGTAAAGTTTGACATCTAATGGAGGTAAATTGTGTCTCACAGCTGTATCCCACTGATGAGGGTCCCGAAAAGGCCAACCATGCCTAGGAACTCCACCCGGCTCAGGTTTTTGACGGTGTACTCTTGGCACACGTTGGAGATGGCATAAAGAGTGGCACTGACTAGCACCAGACCGTCTCCGAGCAGAATATCAGAGGCTgtgggaaaagaggagaggttACAGAGTATGtgtttattaaatatatataaacagtgcgtctgtgtgtctgggtatCCTCACTAGATCCTTGGTCTCTTTTGGAGAGTAAGTCTGCCCCAACCATGGCTCCGACtccagccagacacacacaaacagctacaTAGTGGACTATCCTATACCGGGTCTTCAGGAAAAACCAGGACAGGATCATTAGAGCTGGAATGACAAAGCAGTCCAGCAGCTGAAAACAAAGGACACAAGACAGGTTGTTCAAATCATCGAATCTTTAAAGTCAAAAGGATGCCTGACTTTCAGAATGATGCAGGAAAAACATGGTTATTTTGCAAATGACTCCAATGCAAGCAaacatttactacacattaatTAGTgtcatattaatataaatatcATATGCAGTAGATTTCTGATATAATAAAGAATTCTGTTAAAATTCACAAAGTTGTGTTACCTGTATGCTGGTTAGGGTTGTAAACTGGTACGCTTTCACTACGGCATAATTTGCTTCCACATCAACCAGGCCAAGCAAAAAATACTTCCACCATTTGGTCTTTAAAATCTGCAAAATATTTCCATCACCTACATTAAAAGAGAGGTATCctggatgttaaaaaaaactgcaagaGGATTTGGCAATCATCTCACTGGCTTCAGCAATAGGCCTACAACAAATTTTTgtcatgtaattaaaatatttaatactTAAAACTGACCTATATATTAACCTGCAGTAACACGCGTATTTGTGGGATTGATTATGCTTTTAATTTGTAATGCTCCAGTTTGCTTGGGTAATATAACTTCCTTGGTATTATTATCACTGATCTTACCTTTTCTTAAGATTAACGCCGtggtgtatgtgagacagagtaCCGCATAATTCATGAAACTCTGGAACATAGGGGTGTTGACTTGGTAAACTGTAGCCAGGTACTGAGAAGTTACTGCCGTTCCGCAGATGAAGGCGGAGAGACCCTGACCCATGGCCAAGGTTTCGAGTAATTTTCTGCAACAAACGTTACCAATGAGTCATTTCTGGAGAACTCTCAAATGAAAATCTGGAAGATCCATCAAATGTAGCTATCTGTAATATTGCAAGTCTCTTGACGAACTGAACTCACCGATTGAAAACATTCCTTGGTGAACATTTTGGAGGTCTGCTGACCAGGTCTTGACCAGCAGAATCAGTCTCGTCTGGGGCCATCTCGTTCTTCGTAGCTCTCTGGTCTGGATTTTACTCGCACACAGAACATTTATCTTCAAAGACAGTACGTGGCGGCTGTACCATTAGCCTCAGGAGAATTACTAGCTGAATCATTTACAGCTTCTGAAACAAAGTACAAAGAGTAATCTCGAACCGCTGGTGGACTTAAATGAACGGCTGTACCATGCGTAGGCTATAACGTGCGTATAGCAGTGTCTTACAGTGCCAGTTATTTACTTTACGGTGGATTTTCGTTCGGTTCTAATATGATACGTCTATCTGCATGTTAATGCTTCATAATGACCCACATTTGACCAAATAAGACGTATGTGCTGTGTAGGACCAGTCACCGCTCACCAGCGGCATGATTTATTGCGCCGGCCTTTCCCCCACTCTCTTAGGATAATTTCTTATGTTGGCGAACAGTGATTTACCTATCAACTAGATCATGTATTTCAAAACTGGAGCCGTTAAAGACAGTTCTGCTTTCTGCGATTGCGAAAATTCAGAATATCTTATTCAAAAATAgtgactgtgctctgtgctgGTTTTAGAATGTGAGCGTGAGTGAATGCTTTAACCCTAAAGGACGTCCTGCCAGAGACGCTGAAAGATATtccacataataataataataataataataataataataataataaatactaCTACCgctaacaacaacaataataaccatcatcatcatcttattcttcaccatcatcatcattaatatttatttgtgaTTAGTTAAAATAGGTCAAAAGCTGAGAAGAATTTTCCAACTTGGATCAGTAAGATGTAACTTAATAGTAGCTCCATGGGGGTCACACGCGTAACCTTGACAAACAAGCTCTCAATTCTGCTGAACTGGTCTACTGATTAGATTATTGCGGAGTCTGTCATAGTGATTAACTCTTTTAAACTATTTTGATTGTTAAATacttcaacattagattcagtCTAATGTCTTGACAACCTGGGTCAAGTGGGGTCTTTGAGCTGTCACCCATACAGTACAGTAGGTGGCGATGTTGAGTTAATAAATGGTCAGTTATCGTCTACATGAGGCCAAGACGAAGGTTTTGGTTGTCAAGGCGGCGTTTTAAACGGACTATTTGGTTTATTTCCAAATATCATGTATGGTTAGGGAGctgttgttttgaaatggtACGGTAGTGAAACATGGACATACAATATAGGTAACGATCAGACGATTGCATTACTGTACTGATGAACGGGGTAATTTGGATTAGCTGAATTGGCTAGTTAATGTTGCTAACTTAGCTTTACTGGTAACGGTTTCAAACAAGCTTTAGCTAGCTAATAAAGTGAAACCGAGAAATCTGTTTGCCTAGCGATTGCTGATACAGGCTTACGATGAGTCCATGCTGTTGAATGGTTTGTTAATGAAAGGGGCAATACTGTTTACTTTGCTTAGTTAGTAATATGCTGTGAGCATAGTTAGCATAGCTTGCTGGACGTCTGATTTAAGTTTATATTACTCTCCTAGGTAATCAGTTGCCTTTATCTCTGGGATGCCTGACGGTGGCGATATTTGATATCAGTATCTGTTAAGGGACTGTCAGGTAAAGCACAAgagcagttcttttttttaaggattgCGTTATTTGGAATCATAAACGTTCATGAAATTTGTGATGAGAGATAAACGAAGGTTACAGACTTGTTTCTATTAGAATGCAACCTCAGCTGTATGTAATCAACGTTGGCTTCCACTTAAACATCAGTATGTCACCGTTAATGCCGTACAAATACCTAGCAAAGCAGACGAGGATGCAGTAGCAATGACCACTAACCTAAAGGGTGGAACCACGATGACAGTCGGAGAACTCAATTACGTGGATGGTGTTTGGGTTAAGAAAGGTCCGAATATGGCTCAAAGTCCTGGGCCCTTTCAGACCCAGGTAGGGACTTTTCCtcaatgtaaaacatacagCGAACAGTGTTGGATATATTTTGTcgttacttacttacttaccaAATGCATTTTCTGTGACTTTACGAAAATTCCGCTCTAATAAAGTAACTCTAAACCTGTTACAGTGAGGCCAGTTATTAAGCCATACGTAAGGATACCATCCATGTTTCTTAAAACAGAGCATATTTTTACTCTGAAAGGTGAATGTCAGAGATTAGTGAACACTCTGACAAGATGAATGTGAACAAATGTGCATTTATGTTGCTTCCTCCCTCAGCTCTTGTTCAATGAAGCTATCCCCATCAGCACTATCAACCGGGCAACTCGAGTGGGCCCGCCGGCTCCCATTGTGATCGAAAAACTGGTACAGCAGATGGAGAGGTGTGATGACGTGAACAGCAGTACGGGCTCGTtgcgtctgtctgtcctctcggAGGAACGCCTGCAGGCTGCAGTCAGACTTGCCAAAAGAGACCTCCAGAGGAGACGACAGGGGTCCCTCAGGAACTCCATCGAAAAGCTGGAGGACAGTCCTCAGAATCTGAACACTACAGACCCACACCAGCCggtaacaaatgaacaaactggAATCAGATTTCCTGTAGTTCTCCATAATGTTCTATTTCACCCATTTATGATTCATAATATTTCCTTCTCAAAGCAGGACATGGGTTCACCCCCCAAAATAAAGCAGAGAGCTGGGAAGCCAAAGAAGGGGGCCCATTCAGGCACTCAGGTGCTGGTGTACACTCCTCAGAAGTTCTCTGTGCCTCAGGGGCTCGGACAGGGCCTGTCCCCGCCCACCAGAGACCCTGGCCCAAGAACTAGTGACCCTGAACCCCAGCTTAGTCAGGAGATACGCAGGCTACAGAAGGAACTGGCCAACTACGTTCAAAGGATAGAGCAGCTAGCCAACCGAGGTGAAACTACAAACACCCAGCAATTACCTATTATTAATGATAGCACATACAGTGCCCATGGAAAGTTTTCAGACCCTTtcaagttttccacattttgttatgtttcagactcatcttaaaatgctttcaattcatttttttctcttcaatcTACACACGATACttcacaatgacaaagcaaaacctgttttttggagtgtttcattaatttattaaaaatagaaGGCTAAAAGTAAGATGAGCCTGAAACATAACTGCGGGAAAACTTGAGAGGGTCTGAAAACGTTCCGTCGGCACGGTAGCCGTTGCTAAGTGAAGAGTGGTGTTTGCTGCAGGCAGAGTGACAGGGGAGGCTCTGGAGCCGGACGAGAGGCGGAGAATTGAAATCCGTCGTCAAGAGCAGGCCGCACGCTCTGCCCGTATCATTTACGTACTGCAACAACAGGTCTGTGTTTAATCCCATTGTTATCATCATAAGCAGATTATGTGATATCAAAACTCTATGTGCACAGTTCATTCCAGTGTAAATGCTGAAGCCCTAGACAGTGCATAGAAGCATTTCTGTGTCGGTGATAGCTTTTGACTTTGATTTACTCCTTTCTGGTTTAGGTGAAGGAGATTCAAGAGGATTTAGACAAGCTGCGGTCCCAAAATGTCAGACACACTAAAAAAGTGAGTATCGGAACACGTTGGGTcttttaaatacaaaacaacagctTGAACTAAGAGTTCAGACACCACGTAAAGTTAATGTACTCCCAGTCCAGGGCGATGGATCGACTCGCGGCGGCTCACCGTGGAGCAGTCAGAGCAATGCAAGTCTTTATCAATCAGCTGTCTGATCCTGTGGAGAGCCGGGTGCCAACCCATTACAAAGAGCTGGGCCAGCTCATTCGCCAGCTCTCCCTCTGCTCGGCCAAGGTCGAGGTGGGTCAAGGTTCAGCCGTCCCCGAGACCACGCTGGACATCCTGCAGAAATTGGAGGTCAGTGACCCGGAGCCTGCGCCCACCATCTGTTTAAAAAGGAATATGGTGATTTTATAGAAGGAGTGCTCAGCGCTTTGCCGTCATTGCCAAATGTTTAGCACAGCGACTAAATGCAGAACTAAACTGAATGTCTCTTTGGCTATTTCTTCCATTGCTTCCAAGCCACTGCTAAGTCTCCTCATTACATTTGTCAGTGCctaagctattttttttttccccgctatgttgtgtgtgggtttttttttccccctctcacagacacttGACTCAGCTCTTAGGAAACAGGAGAGCCCTAAAAAAGGTGACTCAGTCATTCAGACCAACCTCCCTGTGGGACAGAAATCCTCGAATACCAAGGCTCACAGCACGTCCCCTCCTCGAGGGCCCAGGGGTCCGTCTGCAAAGGCCTCTGGAGGAGTCAGTAAACCTGCAGCTCAGAGGAAGAGCCTCCCTGGTGAGTTAGCAGAAAGTGACACTATCGCTGAATCAGAGTAGGACTCGAGATTAGACTCTGCTTTGGGCAAACTGATGCCGATTGGTTCAGGCAGTAATTACATCAACATTTATTGTCTTTGAAGTGGATCACACACAGGCATCACAGAATTACCAAACCATTACGCCAGTCAACCTGGCATGGAATTAAGCATTCAAATGCAATTTTCCTGTTCATTTTGCAGTTTTAATAATGAATTGCCACTCATGACATttatttgtgtctctttctattcttatttatttatttattgtcatagagagagagtgaatagcCTGCAGAAATAATATCAGTGCCGTAAGAgttttttctcaaatgtaacagaacagtatttttctttctttgacacaAACGCGTCCTACCTATTTGTTCCGATTTTTCAGAGCAGTGACAGGGACCAGATGCCTGAATATGCTGATGTATTCTTCGGCCcgctaattttttttccctttcttcttttttttaagcttgtactttactcactctttttttaaGCTTGTTCTCGTGCAGTTTTGTCCAGTACCATAACTTTGTCTGTTTGAAGAGGTTGTGAGGAGAATGCTTAACAGCTGAAAGTCAGCGCTGAGGTTTGATTGGTGTGTCTGTAATCAGGCAGGAGAGTGGCTGGGCAGCCACGCAGAACCGCTGGGTCTGTCAGAGCAGAGAACCGCAGAGCGGTTCTCAGGGCCGGTCTGGAGAGATTGTTACAGATACAGGACTTAAACGAGACCAAGGAACAGGACAGACCAGAACCTCACACCCCCAGCAAGCACAGACATGCAACACGTCCAAACCAGATCAAAGTAAGAATTATGGGTTTAAAAGAA
This window encodes:
- the kiaa0753 gene encoding protein moonraker; the encoded protein is MTTNLKGGTTMTVGELNYVDGVWVKKGPNMAQSPGPFQTQLLFNEAIPISTINRATRVGPPAPIVIEKLVQQMERCDDVNSSTGSLRLSVLSEERLQAAVRLAKRDLQRRRQGSLRNSIEKLEDSPQNLNTTDPHQPDMGSPPKIKQRAGKPKKGAHSGTQVLVYTPQKFSVPQGLGQGLSPPTRDPGPRTSDPEPQLSQEIRRLQKELANYVQRIEQLANRGRVTGEALEPDERRRIEIRRQEQAARSARIIYVLQQQVKEIQEDLDKLRSQNVRHTKKSRAMDRLAAAHRGAVRAMQVFINQLSDPVESRVPTHYKELGQLIRQLSLCSAKVEVGQGSAVPETTLDILQKLETLDSALRKQESPKKGDSVIQTNLPVGQKSSNTKAHSTSPPRGPRGPSAKASGGVSKPAAQRKSLPGRRVAGQPRRTAGSVRAENRRAVLRAGLERLLQIQDLNETKEQDRPEPHTPSKHRHATRPNQIKGAHVRDAGFQQPTVSSRLRENQLPQRESSVPWIPASPHSSPPRRARPGGPEPRCLFSPVKSSTEHPDQLGKETGLDESAPASERKRQAHSETLRQAWLDRMTADRLRELNQLSKEETERINRLRSEVGSPTQWADKAEKAARDKLQPLLERVEQVGESLDRKGPSLRRRLSEQAAKKAVDSADLLSEAVLEELLEDTARNLWAVERGRQAEEEAQGLLQGSTLETMLRRMEEIEKDQEAVRRRFAEISYSDPLYWDKQSGVERSAVGREPVSPQPIRLTKPVVTACRAVDIHLQTPVETGFFSETSTADESRTSLPSPDRVLSARVEKRGGIQLSVPTATLKSVRRYREDYDAYLRLVSHEAVGSFNPWAVADSLADELLSEALADVAAEFQDVCEEYAEAVFTSEFLQPTQSPAASVA
- the slc35f2l gene encoding solute carrier family 35 member F2, giving the protein MAPDETDSAGQDLVSRPPKCSPRNVFNRKLLETLAMGQGLSAFICGTAVTSQYLATVYQVNTPMFQSFMNYAVLCLTYTTALILRKGDGNILQILKTKWWKYFLLGLVDVEANYAVVKAYQFTTLTSIQLLDCFVIPALMILSWFFLKTRYRIVHYVAVCVCLAGVGAMVGADLLSKRDQGSTSDILLGDGLVLVSATLYAISNVCQEYTVKNLSRVEFLGMVGLFGTLISGIQLGILEHSALRQMKWSWEIALLLSGYVVCMYALYSFMPVVVKLTSATAVNLSLLTADLFSLFCGLFLFQYSFSVLYIVSLVTIIVGFIMYNSVPTLTLNPELASDEEEGGQDNPALVFDDEGNQDSVIDVVSDDLEKRNGEKEERHFHRNPHIHSEVNPATCETEHGVKL